A DNA window from Pseudoalteromonas spongiae UST010723-006 contains the following coding sequences:
- a CDS encoding nuclease-related domain-containing protein has translation MILRILCLLLLVTNLSVFAAVQYSDGTCILLQNQVKEFSFNKQSQRYKTAKRSVDRHCINPVKSSKGDQTSSTKSSEKVTPIYTTKKLHSQNLTEPSNQAVVTKPHQAKTSVPANTMQSLVLKIGVWVLVIMFVLAFLKAIIVLFAKRAAKSLLKKVTGRIEPVVSNLPVRKAEDINPKTTANVSDKSCSVLKNTIAEIVANDAGNSSGQQGEVVVNNLIKKVINNKVLSAASNVSHYTSVLLTNDNDELTEIDHLIVSPVGVFVIESKNYSGYIFGSQHQAKWTQTLTGRKTQFMNPLRQNYKHCLAVSRLLGVVDGVESLVLFHDKASFKTKFPPNVRYVSELEAFLSGFTHVKFTDSQLEEFNTRLAKVISVTTREDFKQHISEVKAKQCDI, from the coding sequence GTGATATTACGAATTTTATGCTTGCTTTTATTAGTTACTAATTTATCCGTATTTGCTGCAGTACAGTACAGCGACGGAACGTGTATTTTATTACAAAATCAAGTTAAAGAGTTTAGCTTTAATAAGCAATCTCAGCGTTACAAAACGGCAAAACGCTCTGTTGACAGACACTGTATTAACCCCGTCAAATCATCTAAGGGTGATCAAACAAGTAGCACCAAAAGTTCCGAAAAGGTTACGCCAATTTATACAACTAAAAAGTTACACTCTCAAAACTTGACGGAGCCATCAAATCAAGCCGTTGTAACGAAACCACATCAAGCTAAAACATCAGTTCCCGCCAACACTATGCAGAGCTTAGTGCTTAAGATAGGTGTGTGGGTGTTAGTCATTATGTTTGTTTTAGCTTTTCTCAAAGCAATCATTGTACTATTTGCCAAACGCGCTGCTAAATCACTACTTAAAAAAGTAACAGGTCGTATTGAACCCGTTGTAAGTAACCTGCCTGTAAGAAAAGCTGAAGACATTAACCCTAAAACTACTGCAAACGTTTCAGATAAATCTTGCTCTGTACTAAAAAATACCATAGCCGAAATTGTTGCTAATGATGCAGGCAACTCAAGTGGCCAGCAAGGAGAGGTTGTTGTAAATAATTTAATTAAAAAGGTTATTAACAACAAAGTGTTATCTGCGGCGAGTAATGTGAGTCATTATACAAGTGTGCTGCTAACGAACGATAATGATGAGCTTACTGAAATTGATCATTTAATTGTTTCACCAGTTGGCGTGTTTGTAATTGAGAGCAAAAATTACAGTGGTTATATATTCGGTAGTCAGCACCAAGCGAAATGGACGCAGACTTTAACAGGGCGTAAAACCCAATTTATGAACCCGCTTAGGCAAAATTATAAACATTGCTTAGCAGTCAGCCGATTACTTGGCGTTGTTGATGGCGTTGAATCCTTAGTGCTGTTTCATGATAAAGCGAGTTTTAAAACAAAATTTCCACCGAATGTACGTTATGTTAGTGAGCTGGAAGCATTTTTATCTGGCTTTACCCATGTTAAATTTACCGATAGCCAGCTTGAAGAATTTAACACACGACTCGCTAAAGTGATTTCGGTTACGACACGTGAAGATTTTAAGCAGCACATTAGCGAAGTAAAGGCAAAGCAATGCGATATTTAG
- a CDS encoding HNH endonuclease — protein sequence MNSPTANTTNYQTSNLQLQLGFINYIQRLLVEGDFSATYKYALLHALADCAVEYPLDDERASLCIKFDSLVDKFIELYWHHATPFAGTTGTNDLLLQNAGKQSKVISELNYCQSKNIRTLNALKQSQYWHSIQKATLQTLKEGPLWRLQKLSKVDECFLYPHVKGKTFITLNPGIAHCFRRFYDLVVHLARNAWLLKIQSIKQNQHIIGAQSQLYDFLFGCDRQNLAKAVPVLFEIQKGNCFYCNKPLGNSKQVDHFIPFARYAHDLGHNFVLAHGKCNNAKRDLLAAPKFKDEWINQNLVIHEKEITKALESYFYCDAAKSLAVSDWAYDTVASSKGHFWHGLMPAINSARTDYR from the coding sequence GTGAATAGTCCTACTGCAAATACTACTAACTACCAGACGTCAAACCTGCAATTACAGTTAGGCTTTATTAACTACATACAACGCCTTCTTGTTGAGGGCGACTTTAGTGCAACATACAAGTATGCGTTATTACACGCATTAGCGGATTGTGCAGTTGAATATCCGCTAGACGATGAACGAGCGAGCCTTTGTATCAAGTTTGATAGCTTAGTTGATAAGTTTATAGAACTGTATTGGCACCATGCCACGCCCTTTGCAGGCACAACTGGAACGAATGATTTATTGCTGCAAAACGCGGGTAAGCAATCTAAGGTGATCAGCGAACTAAACTATTGCCAATCTAAAAATATTCGTACGCTAAATGCATTAAAACAAAGTCAATATTGGCACTCTATACAAAAAGCCACGCTGCAAACTTTAAAAGAGGGCCCTTTATGGCGGTTACAAAAACTATCGAAAGTGGATGAATGCTTTTTATATCCGCATGTGAAAGGCAAAACGTTTATTACACTCAACCCTGGAATTGCGCATTGCTTTAGGCGTTTTTATGATTTAGTGGTTCATCTTGCCAGAAATGCATGGTTGTTAAAAATTCAAAGTATAAAGCAAAATCAACATATTATTGGTGCGCAAAGCCAGTTGTATGATTTTTTATTTGGTTGTGATCGCCAAAATTTAGCCAAGGCTGTGCCAGTTCTTTTTGAAATACAAAAGGGCAACTGTTTTTACTGTAATAAGCCACTTGGTAATAGCAAACAAGTTGACCATTTTATACCTTTTGCCCGCTATGCGCACGATCTAGGACACAACTTTGTGTTAGCCCATGGAAAATGTAATAACGCAAAGCGTGATTTACTTGCCGCACCAAAGTTTAAAGATGAGTGGATTAATCAAAACCTCGTGATTCATGAAAAAGAGATTACCAAAGCATTAGAGAGTTACTTTTATTGTGATGCAGCGAAGTCTCTTGCTGTTTCTGATTGGGCTTATGATACGGTTGCCAGTAGTAAGGGACATTTTTGGCATGGACTGATGCCGGCAATAAATAGTGCTCGAACTGATTATCGATAA
- a CDS encoding class I SAM-dependent methyltransferase: protein MTDVNSQYYNTHATEYFLSTVDVDMQPVYDKFLSKVITHGHILDAGCGSGRDSKVFKSLGFQVTAMDASEKLALLATEHTGIPVLHKTFQEIDEVDCYDAIWCCASLLHVPFDELNSVFSRLAVALKSSGVLYISFKYGEPSIVQREENGRRFTDLNETILSKIVKDIPSLTISSIWNSKDRRSTTQSTTWLNALIIKGAV, encoded by the coding sequence ATGACAGACGTCAATTCTCAATACTACAACACACATGCAACTGAATATTTCCTATCAACCGTAGATGTTGATATGCAGCCTGTTTATGACAAATTTCTAAGTAAAGTAATCACTCATGGGCATATTCTAGATGCTGGCTGCGGTAGTGGTCGCGATAGCAAAGTATTTAAATCATTGGGCTTCCAAGTGACCGCAATGGATGCGAGTGAAAAGTTGGCATTACTCGCTACAGAACATACTGGCATTCCAGTGCTGCATAAAACGTTTCAAGAAATTGATGAAGTAGATTGTTATGACGCAATTTGGTGTTGTGCGAGTTTATTACATGTTCCTTTTGACGAATTAAACAGCGTATTTTCACGTTTGGCAGTTGCGCTTAAATCAAGCGGTGTGTTGTATATCTCGTTCAAATATGGCGAACCATCAATTGTACAAAGAGAAGAAAATGGCAGACGATTCACCGACCTTAACGAAACAATATTAAGCAAAATAGTAAAAGACATTCCTAGCCTGACAATTTCATCAATCTGGAACAGCAAAGACAGGCGCTCAACGACACAAAGTACCACTTGGTTGAATGCATTAATAATCAAAGGTGCAGTGTGA
- the galU gene encoding UTP--glucose-1-phosphate uridylyltransferase GalU: MKKVTKAVIPVAGLGTRMLPATKAIPKEMLTLVDKPLIQYVVEEAAAAGIKEIVLVTHASKNSIENHFDTSFELEAQLESRVKRSLLQEVKSINPKGITMISVRQAEAKGLGHAILCARSVIGEEPFAVILPDVIIDKYHSDLGVENLAKMVSNYNETGVNQIMVNPVDMAQVQNYGVVDLDNQTLCAGETAKIIGMVEKPPREEAPSNLAITGRYVLSESIWPILAKTPPGAGDEIQLTDALYTLLDQTGLEAYQLVGKTHDCGNKLGFIKANIEYAIQRAEFKGELSNYIETILAENKH, from the coding sequence ATGAAAAAAGTAACCAAAGCGGTGATCCCCGTTGCAGGCCTTGGCACACGCATGCTGCCAGCAACCAAAGCCATCCCAAAAGAAATGCTTACACTGGTAGATAAACCACTTATTCAATATGTGGTAGAAGAAGCGGCTGCCGCTGGCATTAAGGAAATTGTGTTAGTTACTCATGCCAGTAAAAACTCTATCGAAAACCACTTTGATACCAGTTTTGAGCTAGAAGCGCAGCTAGAGTCGCGTGTTAAGCGCTCGCTCTTACAAGAAGTTAAAAGCATTAACCCCAAAGGCATTACCATGATTTCAGTGCGCCAAGCTGAGGCAAAAGGGCTAGGACATGCCATTTTATGTGCGCGTTCGGTAATTGGCGAAGAGCCATTTGCGGTCATTTTGCCCGATGTCATTATTGATAAATACCACTCAGACTTAGGCGTAGAAAACCTCGCAAAAATGGTAAGCAACTACAACGAAACAGGTGTTAACCAAATAATGGTAAACCCAGTAGATATGGCACAGGTGCAAAACTATGGCGTGGTTGATTTAGACAACCAAACTCTGTGTGCGGGCGAAACTGCAAAAATTATCGGCATGGTAGAAAAACCACCACGCGAAGAAGCGCCTTCAAACCTTGCCATTACGGGCCGTTATGTACTTTCTGAGAGCATTTGGCCAATTTTAGCCAAAACCCCACCGGGTGCAGGCGATGAAATTCAGCTAACCGATGCGCTTTATACGCTATTAGACCAAACAGGGTTAGAGGCGTACCAGCTGGTGGGTAAAACCCACGATTGCGGCAATAAACTGGGCTTTATTAAAGCTAACATAGAATACGCTATTCAACGTGCTGAGTTTAAAGGCGAGCTGAGCAATTATATTGAAACCATATTGGCGGAGAACAAACACTAA
- a CDS encoding sugar phosphorylase, which yields MTYPLKEKLLKQLQVIYEGVTLNDSVDAIADKLLTQMALSENAQAPTPFLNRWNESDIVMITYGDSIVSDSEKPLVTLKQFIDSHLSNELSGVHILPFFPYSSDDGFSVLDYSSVNESLGDWRDISAISNSYKLMADLVINHCSARSIWFENFIKGEGTGHNYFFTASPSDPLDKVVRPRTSPLLKPVTTKQGEQFVWCTFSHDQVDLDFSNPEVLIAFVGIIKQYLDAGVLIFRLDAIAFLWKEIGTSCINLPQTHEVVRLLRTLIECANENAIIITETNIPNIQNLAYFGNANEAHAIYNFSLPPLLIYSLISGDCQALKHWLMRMPPAQNGTCYFNFIASHDGIGLRPAEGLLSESEIGTMVNTMQNFGGLISWRTGEDGSQKPYEMNIALYDALKGTLDGPDKHQYQRFICAHSIMMSLEGIPGIYIHSLLGTENDYEKYNNTHHNRAINRHRWQSELLNEQLANPYSHHSKVLAGLKKLIAIRKQQNAFHPNATQFVLQLGPELFGVWRQCVNRSQSIFCVANITNKPLSLRLNELNLIETEQWHDLITGQHITDLNSEFALLPYQTIWLTNKNTGE from the coding sequence ATGACCTATCCATTAAAAGAAAAACTGCTTAAGCAACTGCAAGTAATTTATGAAGGGGTCACACTAAATGACTCAGTGGATGCCATCGCCGATAAGCTTTTAACCCAAATGGCGTTAAGTGAAAACGCGCAGGCGCCAACGCCATTTTTAAATCGCTGGAATGAATCGGATATTGTGATGATCACCTATGGTGACAGCATAGTAAGCGACAGTGAAAAACCGCTGGTAACCTTAAAACAGTTTATTGATAGCCATTTAAGTAATGAGCTAAGTGGCGTGCATATTTTGCCGTTTTTCCCGTACAGCTCAGACGATGGTTTTTCAGTGCTGGATTATTCCAGCGTGAATGAATCACTGGGTGATTGGCGAGATATTAGTGCCATAAGCAACAGCTACAAGTTGATGGCCGATTTAGTGATTAACCACTGCTCAGCGCGTTCCATTTGGTTTGAAAACTTTATAAAAGGCGAAGGCACAGGTCACAATTACTTTTTTACTGCATCGCCAAGCGACCCGCTTGATAAAGTGGTTAGGCCGCGCACATCGCCCTTATTAAAACCAGTAACCACCAAACAAGGCGAGCAGTTTGTGTGGTGCACTTTTAGTCATGATCAAGTCGATTTAGACTTTTCAAACCCAGAGGTGCTTATTGCTTTTGTGGGTATTATTAAGCAATACCTTGATGCAGGCGTGTTGATATTTCGCTTAGATGCCATCGCCTTTTTATGGAAAGAAATAGGCACAAGTTGCATTAACTTGCCGCAAACTCATGAGGTTGTAAGGCTATTACGCACGCTGATTGAATGCGCCAATGAAAACGCCATAATAATTACCGAAACCAACATTCCTAATATTCAAAATTTAGCGTATTTTGGTAATGCTAATGAGGCCCATGCCATTTATAACTTTTCGCTGCCGCCGTTACTAATTTACAGCTTAATCTCCGGCGATTGCCAAGCGCTAAAACACTGGTTAATGCGCATGCCGCCCGCGCAAAACGGCACCTGTTATTTTAACTTTATTGCATCGCACGATGGCATTGGCTTAAGGCCAGCAGAGGGTTTACTGAGCGAGAGTGAAATTGGAACCATGGTTAATACCATGCAAAATTTTGGTGGGCTTATTTCGTGGCGAACTGGGGAAGATGGCAGCCAAAAACCTTACGAAATGAATATTGCCTTGTATGATGCGCTGAAAGGTACGCTTGATGGCCCAGATAAACATCAGTACCAGCGTTTTATTTGCGCGCACAGCATTATGATGAGCTTAGAAGGCATTCCCGGTATTTATATTCACAGTTTGCTTGGCACCGAAAACGACTATGAAAAATACAATAACACCCATCATAACCGTGCAATTAACCGCCACCGCTGGCAAAGCGAATTGTTAAATGAGCAACTTGCCAATCCTTATAGTCATCACAGTAAGGTGCTTGCAGGCTTAAAAAAATTAATTGCTATTAGAAAGCAGCAAAATGCTTTTCACCCCAATGCCACCCAATTTGTGTTGCAACTCGGGCCAGAACTGTTTGGTGTATGGCGACAATGCGTGAATCGCAGTCAAAGTATTTTTTGTGTGGCGAATATTACAAACAAACCACTTTCACTGCGTTTAAACGAGCTTAACTTAATTGAAACCGAGCAGTGGCACGACTTAATTACAGGCCAACACATTACCGATTTAAACAGCGAGTTTGCGCTGTTGCCATATCAAACCATTTGGCTGACCAATAAAAACACGGGAGAATAA
- a CDS encoding glycosyl transferase has protein sequence MADFYQNGIVTTLHNLTNRGVEELESELVEFSKTRPMGLILPSLYSELEGEALPKIVEHLSEVPYLSQVIIGLDRATEDEFCKAIEFFKYLGQPHQILWNDGPRLKQLDAELQALGVAPTEMGKGRNVWYCMGYALATKEAESIALHDCDILTYDRSLLARLIYPVAHPQFNYEFCKGYYARYSDGKLNGRVARLLVTPLLKALKRVMGHNDYLDYMDSYRYSLSGEFSFRQDVLNDIRIPSDWGLEIGVLSEMQRNYASNRLCQVDIANVYDHKHQDLSLHNSEGGLSKMSIDITKAFFRKLATQGYTLNTETMRTIKATYYRIALDYIETYKNDAIINGLQVDIHTEEKSVEMFAKNIMAAGQSFLEKPMETPFIPSWNRVISAMPDVLSRLEEAVEEDYLEFSAKLRKKVS, from the coding sequence ATGGCTGATTTTTACCAAAATGGCATTGTAACCACTCTGCACAACTTAACAAATCGAGGCGTGGAAGAGTTAGAAAGCGAACTTGTTGAGTTTTCAAAAACCCGGCCAATGGGGCTAATTTTACCTTCACTTTACAGCGAACTTGAAGGCGAAGCGCTACCTAAAATTGTTGAGCATTTAAGTGAAGTGCCATATTTATCGCAGGTGATTATTGGCCTAGACAGAGCCACCGAAGATGAATTTTGTAAAGCCATTGAGTTTTTTAAATACTTAGGGCAACCGCATCAAATTTTATGGAATGATGGCCCACGATTAAAACAGCTCGACGCTGAATTACAAGCACTTGGTGTGGCACCAACCGAAATGGGTAAAGGCCGCAATGTGTGGTATTGCATGGGGTATGCGCTTGCCACCAAAGAGGCCGAATCTATCGCACTGCATGATTGCGATATTTTAACCTACGATCGCAGCTTACTTGCCCGCTTAATTTACCCTGTGGCGCACCCACAATTTAACTACGAGTTTTGCAAAGGGTATTACGCCCGATATTCCGATGGCAAACTCAATGGTCGCGTAGCGCGTTTGCTTGTTACGCCGCTTTTAAAGGCGCTTAAACGCGTGATGGGTCATAACGACTACCTAGATTATATGGATAGCTACCGTTATTCGCTCTCGGGTGAGTTTTCATTTAGGCAAGATGTGCTAAACGATATTCGCATTCCTAGCGACTGGGGGTTAGAGATTGGCGTACTGTCAGAAATGCAGCGCAACTATGCATCAAACCGTTTATGCCAAGTGGATATTGCCAACGTGTACGACCACAAGCATCAAGACTTATCACTGCATAATAGCGAAGGTGGCTTGTCTAAAATGTCGATAGACATAACCAAAGCATTTTTTCGAAAGCTTGCAACTCAAGGCTACACCCTAAACACAGAAACCATGCGCACCATAAAAGCTACTTATTACCGCATTGCGCTCGATTACATCGAAACCTATAAAAACGATGCGATTATTAATGGCCTGCAAGTGGATATTCATACCGAAGAAAAATCGGTAGAAATGTTTGCTAAAAACATTATGGCGGCAGGGCAATCATTTTTAGAAAAACCCATGGAAACGCCGTTTATTCCATCGTGGAACCGCGTAATTAGCGCCATGCCCGATGTACTTTCTCGCTTAGAAGAGGCGGTAGAAGAAGATTACCTCGAATTTTCAGCAAAACTGCGCAAAAAGGTAAGCTGA
- a CDS encoding HAD-IIB family hydrolase: MVQALSTKFLTKFLEKHALSQEVKKTIKTWYAPIAEQIALHQNRTKQPLVIGINGCQGSGKSTLTDFLNQYLRMYFGLNVVSISLDDYYLSASEREELATHIHPLLGTRGVPGTHKIDQLDHDLAALTRKTLKRPLFIRRFNKATDNPFPSDKWTKVTSAPDVIILEGWCVGLNAEPQDALKAPINQLEAIEDPNGTWREYVNNQLKGAYQNVFERVDRWIMLKAPSFDVVAQWRKEQEAKLRLQQDKLLANKIMSEQEIERFVLFFERLTRVGLVDFSQTTDITLHLNETRKIVNVTGRFKQLCFPEKLAIFTDLDGTLLDHYSYEFQPAKVSVFLCYELGFPIIPCTSKTFKEIIAIRTQLGLGTPFIVENGAAVFLPKKWLKEYLIDPVGLIEFGEFYIKEFGQPRSFWLNQLKQYANDFAHLYKGFAQMTNSELAELTGLSEKDAEKAKLRHYSEPLHWLGDACQKKAFIKRMRENGATIIEGGRFLHVCGDESKGVALNWLFNLIKHELPGDWLSVALGDSENDSAMLEQADIAVQIKSMTHPFITLERSKGVMRSTMPGPTGWHEVMMQLISELDNHHIERIKSIPNHPLKEKHYG, translated from the coding sequence ATGGTGCAAGCACTCTCTACCAAGTTCCTGACTAAATTTTTAGAAAAACATGCGCTTTCTCAGGAAGTTAAAAAAACAATAAAAACTTGGTACGCGCCAATCGCAGAACAAATCGCACTGCACCAAAATAGAACAAAACAGCCATTGGTGATTGGTATAAATGGTTGCCAAGGTTCGGGCAAAAGCACGCTAACGGACTTTTTAAATCAATATTTACGCATGTACTTTGGTTTAAATGTGGTGTCGATTTCGCTGGATGATTATTACTTATCTGCGTCTGAGCGCGAAGAACTCGCCACACATATTCACCCTTTACTTGGTACACGCGGTGTACCGGGTACCCACAAAATTGATCAGCTTGATCACGACTTAGCAGCGCTTACGCGTAAAACTCTAAAACGCCCTTTGTTTATTCGCCGTTTTAATAAAGCCACAGACAATCCGTTTCCATCAGATAAATGGACCAAAGTAACATCAGCACCCGATGTGATTATTCTAGAGGGGTGGTGCGTAGGGCTTAACGCAGAGCCACAAGACGCTTTAAAAGCACCTATAAACCAGCTTGAAGCAATAGAGGACCCAAACGGCACATGGCGTGAATACGTAAATAACCAGCTGAAGGGTGCTTACCAAAATGTGTTCGAGCGGGTAGACCGCTGGATTATGCTAAAAGCACCTAGTTTTGATGTGGTCGCACAGTGGCGCAAAGAGCAAGAAGCCAAGCTGCGCTTGCAACAAGACAAACTACTAGCCAATAAAATAATGAGCGAACAAGAAATAGAGCGCTTTGTGCTGTTTTTTGAAAGGCTTACCCGAGTTGGTTTAGTTGATTTTAGCCAAACCACCGACATCACCTTACACCTAAATGAAACACGCAAAATTGTTAACGTAACAGGGCGTTTTAAACAGTTATGCTTTCCTGAAAAATTAGCGATATTTACTGACCTCGACGGCACGTTATTAGATCATTACAGCTACGAGTTTCAGCCTGCAAAAGTGAGTGTTTTTTTATGCTACGAACTGGGCTTTCCAATTATTCCGTGTACCAGTAAAACCTTTAAAGAAATTATCGCCATTCGCACCCAGTTAGGGCTAGGAACGCCGTTTATTGTGGAAAATGGCGCAGCCGTATTTTTACCCAAAAAGTGGTTGAAAGAATATTTAATTGATCCTGTTGGCTTAATTGAATTCGGCGAGTTTTACATAAAAGAGTTTGGCCAGCCGCGCAGCTTTTGGTTAAACCAACTAAAACAATACGCCAATGATTTTGCCCATCTATACAAAGGCTTTGCGCAAATGACTAATAGCGAATTAGCAGAGCTTACAGGCCTAAGTGAAAAAGACGCCGAAAAAGCCAAATTACGTCACTACTCAGAGCCGCTTCATTGGTTAGGTGATGCTTGCCAGAAAAAGGCATTTATAAAACGTATGCGTGAAAATGGCGCAACCATTATTGAAGGTGGGCGCTTTTTGCATGTGTGTGGCGACGAAAGTAAAGGCGTTGCATTGAATTGGTTGTTTAACCTAATCAAGCACGAATTGCCGGGAGATTGGCTTAGTGTGGCACTCGGCGATAGCGAAAACGACAGCGCCATGTTAGAGCAAGCCGATATTGCAGTACAAATCAAATCAATGACTCACCCGTTTATTACACTTGAGCGTTCAAAAGGCGTTATGCGCTCAACTATGCCTGGGCCAACTGGCTGGCACGAGGTGATGATGCAACTAATTAGCGAGCTTGATAACCATCATATTGAACGCATCAAATCGATACCTAACCACCCTCTAAAGGAGAAACACTATGGCTGA
- a CDS encoding lipid-transfer protein encodes MKNVIVAGVGMTQFCKPGQQEPYRVMAANAIRLALTDAGVNVSQIEQGYAAYIYGDSTCGQHAFYDVAQTGIPIINVNNNCSSGSTALYAARQAILSGEVECVVAFGFEEMQPGALGSHWSDRENPFDRANAVYDKFGIAKAPIALRAFGAAGKHYMEKYNVTSELYAKVAVKSRSHAIHNPYSLFSTPLSVESVLNDKIIFDDYMTRTMVCPPTCGAAAAILCSDAFAKKHNIKHGVKIIGQAMATDTEESWQDPILSVGADMTKRAANKSFNLAGVSPQDVDVIELHDCFTTNEVINYEALGLCEEGEAIKLISDGDNTYGGKFVIGPSGGLMSKGHPIGATGIAQCVELSWHLRGQAGKRQVEGARLALQHNVGLGGAVVVTLYQK; translated from the coding sequence ATGAAGAATGTAATCGTAGCTGGCGTCGGTATGACACAGTTTTGTAAACCTGGCCAACAAGAGCCGTATCGCGTAATGGCTGCAAACGCTATTAGATTGGCACTTACTGACGCTGGCGTTAATGTAAGCCAAATCGAGCAAGGATATGCAGCTTATATTTATGGCGATAGCACCTGTGGGCAACATGCGTTTTATGACGTTGCCCAAACCGGTATTCCTATCATTAATGTTAATAATAATTGCTCAAGTGGTTCAACAGCGCTCTATGCTGCAAGGCAAGCTATATTGTCTGGTGAGGTTGAGTGTGTTGTGGCTTTTGGCTTTGAGGAAATGCAACCAGGTGCGCTGGGTTCACATTGGTCTGACAGGGAAAACCCGTTTGATAGAGCTAATGCGGTGTATGATAAATTTGGTATTGCAAAAGCACCTATTGCTCTTCGTGCATTTGGTGCAGCGGGTAAGCATTATATGGAAAAATATAATGTCACTAGCGAGCTTTATGCAAAAGTGGCCGTAAAATCACGAAGTCATGCCATACATAACCCTTATTCATTGTTTTCAACACCACTTAGCGTAGAAAGTGTGCTTAACGACAAAATTATTTTTGATGATTACATGACGCGCACTATGGTGTGCCCGCCTACCTGTGGGGCTGCAGCTGCTATTCTGTGTAGTGATGCTTTCGCTAAAAAGCATAATATTAAACATGGGGTGAAAATTATTGGCCAAGCCATGGCAACCGACACTGAAGAGTCATGGCAAGATCCTATTCTTTCGGTTGGCGCTGATATGACTAAACGCGCTGCCAATAAATCCTTTAACCTAGCGGGTGTTTCACCTCAAGATGTTGATGTAATTGAATTACATGATTGCTTTACCACCAATGAAGTAATTAATTATGAAGCGCTTGGATTATGTGAAGAAGGCGAAGCAATAAAGCTGATTTCAGACGGCGACAATACTTACGGAGGTAAGTTTGTGATTGGGCCATCTGGGGGATTGATGTCAAAAGGCCACCCCATTGGTGCAACTGGCATAGCGCAATGTGTTGAATTAAGCTGGCATTTACGAGGCCAAGCAGGAAAAAGGCAAGTTGAAGGCGCAAGGCTTGCGTTACAGCATAATGTGGGGTTAGGTGGCGCTGTGGTAGTTACCCTGTATCAAAAGTAG
- a CDS encoding YbaB/EbfC family nucleoid-associated protein: MFKGGMGNMMKQAQQMQERMQKAQEEIKNMEVVGEAGAGLVKVTMLGSHNVRRIDIDESLMEDDKEMIEDLVAAAINDAVRRVEEGSAEKMATVTGGMQMPPGFKMPF, translated from the coding sequence ATGTTTAAAGGCGGAATGGGTAACATGATGAAGCAAGCGCAGCAAATGCAAGAGCGCATGCAAAAAGCCCAAGAAGAAATTAAAAATATGGAAGTAGTTGGCGAAGCAGGCGCAGGCCTTGTTAAAGTAACTATGCTAGGTAGCCACAATGTTCGTCGCATCGACATTGATGAGTCATTAATGGAAGATGACAAAGAAATGATCGAAGATCTAGTTGCAGCAGCAATTAACGATGCAGTACGTCGCGTAGAAGAAGGCTCAGCTGAGAAAATGGCTACAGTAACTGGCGGTATGCAAATGCCTCCAGGCTTCAAAATGCCGTTCTAA